From a region of the Methanolinea sp. genome:
- a CDS encoding ABC transporter ATP-binding protein, translating into MDEEVIVAEDVWYSRNDQYILEGVNLTIRSGDFYAIIGPNGGGKTTLLKIFLGLLSPDRGTVRIFGGTPEKNRSRLGYVPQMRTFDFHYPIRVRDMVLSGRLSQIRRIPRRFGTGDRAATDQALETMGITHLADREIQNLSGGEQQRVIIARALVGNPDILLLDEPTLSVDAPTQAGFYQILDDLARRMTIVLITHDIGVVVSHVTKIACLNRRLFTHDSREITQDMIDSTYGCPVDIIAHGLPHRVFRHHGEE; encoded by the coding sequence ATGGATGAGGAAGTTATCGTTGCCGAAGATGTCTGGTACTCACGAAATGATCAGTATATCCTCGAGGGAGTAAACCTCACCATCCGATCGGGGGATTTTTATGCCATAATCGGTCCGAACGGAGGGGGAAAGACCACGCTCCTGAAAATCTTCCTCGGCCTCCTTTCCCCTGACAGGGGGACCGTCCGGATCTTCGGGGGCACTCCTGAAAAAAACCGTTCAAGGCTTGGGTATGTCCCCCAGATGCGGACGTTCGATTTTCATTATCCGATCCGTGTCAGGGACATGGTGCTCTCTGGACGGCTTTCCCAAATTCGCCGGATACCGAGGCGATTCGGAACCGGTGACAGGGCTGCCACCGACCAGGCACTCGAAACCATGGGGATAACCCATCTCGCAGACCGCGAGATCCAGAACCTCTCCGGTGGAGAGCAGCAGCGGGTTATCATCGCGCGGGCTCTGGTAGGCAATCCCGATATTCTCCTCCTTGATGAGCCAACTCTCTCTGTTGACGCCCCGACCCAGGCTGGCTTCTACCAAATCCTCGATGACCTGGCCAGGCGGATGACTATCGTTCTCATAACCCATGACATCGGAGTGGTTGTCTCCCATGTAACCAAAATTGCCTGTCTCAACCGGCGCCTTTTTACCCACGATTCACGGGAGATTACCCAGGACATGATTGACAGTACCTATGGATGCCCCGTTGACATCATCGCTCACGGGTTGCCCCACCGGGTCTTCAGGCATCACGGGGAGGAATAA
- a CDS encoding metal ABC transporter permease: MFEIFGYQFFQNALVAGILASIVCGVIGSFVVVKKMVTVSGGISHAAFGGIGIGYFLGLDPLLGATVFTLGVAGIVGGLRQWASQNIDTIIGAVWAAGMAVGILFVYLTPGFAPDLFGYLFGNILLVPPGQIVLMFMLDAAIVLVVAFFYHDLVAVTFDEEYARVMNLPVGWLVLLLLVLIALTVVMLIQVVGIILVIALLTLPAAISREFSSTLLRMMIFAIVLGGCFTTAGILLSYILDVPSGATIILVSTAAYAVVAGRRVIRPSLVRAC; this comes from the coding sequence ATGTTCGAGATATTCGGCTACCAGTTTTTCCAGAACGCTCTCGTGGCAGGTATCCTTGCCAGCATCGTGTGCGGAGTGATCGGATCCTTTGTGGTCGTCAAGAAGATGGTCACGGTGAGCGGTGGAATTTCCCATGCTGCATTCGGTGGCATCGGGATCGGGTACTTCCTCGGCCTCGATCCGCTGCTCGGCGCCACGGTGTTTACCCTGGGTGTCGCTGGGATTGTCGGGGGGCTTCGTCAATGGGCGTCGCAGAACATAGACACCATTATCGGGGCCGTATGGGCAGCAGGTATGGCGGTTGGAATTCTCTTCGTCTACCTCACGCCAGGGTTCGCCCCCGATCTCTTCGGGTACCTTTTCGGAAACATCCTGCTGGTCCCGCCCGGACAGATCGTGCTAATGTTCATGCTTGACGCCGCCATCGTCCTGGTCGTCGCATTTTTCTACCACGACCTCGTCGCAGTTACCTTTGACGAGGAATACGCCCGGGTCATGAACCTCCCGGTGGGCTGGCTCGTGCTGCTCCTGCTCGTGCTGATAGCCCTGACCGTGGTCATGCTCATACAGGTGGTCGGGATCATTCTCGTTATCGCACTCCTCACGCTCCCGGCGGCTATCAGCAGGGAGTTCTCGTCCACGCTCTTGCGCATGATGATTTTTGCCATCGTCCTTGGAGGATGTTTCACAACGGCCGGTATCCTGCTCTCGTACATCCTGGATGTCCCGTCAGGAGCAACCATAATCCTGGTAAGTACCGCGGCGTATGCCGTGGTTGCAGGAAGACGGGTAATCCGGCCATCACTTGTTCGGGCATGCTGA
- a CDS encoding NAD(P)(+) transhydrogenase (Re/Si-specific) subunit beta: protein MVELSALIDPVYIATVIIFIIGLQRMSHPSTARSGIIWAGAAMLIATIVTFLSPGLSNFGLMAIGIVIGGGFGYIAAKRVAMTDMPQMVAIYNGMGGGAAAGIAAVHLLGTTTAVTSALAVVGGLIGAVSFSGSIIAFLKLQGWMRPRPVTFPGQQAFNMAVLALAVASGILVIWQPTWMPAAFSLILSMFFLLSLGFGILMALPIGGADMPVVISLFNALTGLAVGLDGFSFTPPNYAMVIAGIIVGAAGSLLTLLMARAMNRSVSNILFGAFGATEETGTEIRGSMKPIEADDAAVMLAYSNTVIIVPGYGMAVAQAQQKVKELTDLLESRDIGVKFAIHPVAGRMPGHMNVLLAEAGISYDHLFDRDEINQEFPDTDVVLVIGANDVVNPAAHREGSPLFGMPILDVERAKNVIVLKRGAGKGFAGIENDLFYRDNTRMLYGDAKATIGILIQALKKL, encoded by the coding sequence ATGGTGGAGCTCTCTGCTCTTATCGACCCGGTCTACATAGCAACAGTCATCATATTCATTATTGGCCTGCAGCGTATGAGTCACCCGTCCACCGCCCGGAGCGGGATCATCTGGGCGGGGGCAGCGATGCTGATCGCAACAATCGTCACCTTCCTCTCCCCAGGCCTCTCCAACTTCGGCCTGATGGCAATCGGGATTGTCATCGGGGGGGGTTTCGGATACATCGCTGCAAAGCGAGTTGCCATGACCGACATGCCCCAGATGGTCGCAATCTACAACGGCATGGGTGGCGGCGCGGCAGCTGGAATTGCTGCGGTCCACCTCCTCGGGACCACCACTGCAGTCACCAGCGCACTTGCCGTTGTCGGAGGACTTATCGGGGCGGTTTCGTTCTCTGGAAGCATCATCGCGTTCCTGAAGCTCCAGGGCTGGATGCGGCCACGGCCCGTAACCTTCCCAGGCCAGCAGGCCTTCAACATGGCAGTCCTTGCCCTGGCCGTGGCATCCGGCATACTGGTAATCTGGCAGCCGACCTGGATGCCGGCAGCATTCTCACTCATTCTCTCGATGTTCTTCCTCCTCTCGCTTGGATTCGGCATCCTTATGGCACTCCCGATAGGCGGGGCCGATATGCCGGTCGTGATTTCGTTGTTCAATGCATTGACCGGGCTTGCGGTCGGGCTCGACGGCTTCTCATTCACACCCCCTAACTATGCAATGGTCATCGCGGGAATCATCGTTGGCGCCGCAGGATCATTGCTCACGCTCCTGATGGCGCGTGCGATGAACCGCTCGGTCTCGAATATCCTCTTTGGCGCGTTCGGCGCAACCGAGGAGACCGGCACGGAAATCCGGGGTAGCATGAAGCCGATCGAGGCTGACGATGCGGCGGTGATGCTCGCATATTCAAACACCGTCATCATCGTTCCCGGCTACGGGATGGCTGTCGCACAAGCCCAGCAGAAGGTCAAGGAACTGACCGACCTTCTCGAGAGCAGGGATATCGGCGTGAAGTTCGCTATCCACCCCGTTGCCGGACGGATGCCAGGGCATATGAACGTCCTCCTCGCCGAGGCCGGGATCTCCTACGATCACCTGTTTGACCGGGATGAGATCAACCAGGAGTTCCCGGATACCGATGTGGTTCTGGTGATCGGTGCAAACGATGTCGTCAACCCGGCAGCGCACCGGGAGGGCAGTCCGCTCTTCGGCATGCCAATCCTCGATGTCGAACGGGCAAAGAACGTAATCGTGCTCAAGCGGGGTGCTGGGAAGGGATTTGCCGGAATCGAGAACGACCTGTTCTACCGGGACAACACGCGAATGCTCTACGGCGATGCGAAGGCGACGATCGGTATCCTTATACAGGCTCTCAAGAAGCTCTGA
- a CDS encoding NAD(P) transhydrogenase subunit alpha produces the protein MDITMFWISVYIAVLAAFTGYVVISRVPVILHTPLMSGSNFIHGIVLVGAMVALGLATTSLEKIIGFIAVVLGAANVTGGYVITERILQMFDRSKKKPEKEV, from the coding sequence ATGGATATCACCATGTTCTGGATCTCGGTCTATATCGCCGTTCTTGCCGCATTCACCGGATACGTCGTCATCAGCCGTGTTCCGGTGATTCTCCACACGCCATTGATGAGCGGCTCAAACTTCATTCACGGGATCGTACTCGTCGGTGCGATGGTTGCACTCGGCCTTGCGACCACGAGCCTGGAAAAGATCATCGGCTTTATCGCGGTCGTCCTTGGAGCAGCGAACGTGACCGGGGGCTATGTCATCACCGAGCGGATCCTCCAGATGTTCGACCGCAGCAAGAAGAAGCCGGAAAAGGAGGTCTAG
- a CDS encoding Re/Si-specific NAD(P)(+) transhydrogenase subunit alpha yields the protein MPFVIAVPKELAPGEKRVATVPEVVQKLIKSGHSVRIEHGAGTGAYYPDALYTEAGATIAHSRAELFSGAQIVLKVQPPTVAEVEQMAEGTIVVGFMNAARNPEVVIRMRDRKITAFALELVPRITRAQSMDALSSQATAGGYVATLLGAAHCPKFLPMLTTAAGTIRPATVLILGAGVAGLMAIATAKRLGAVVEAYDVRRAAGEQVRSLGARFIELEINAEGQGGYARELTPEEKVKEQEMVSAAVARADIVITTASIPGRKAPLLIIRETVATMRPGAVIVDMAAESGGNCELTVPGRTIREGGVTILGSLNLPAEVPFHASQMFAKNLHSFLSLLVDKDGGMVTEFTDEILAASLLVHAGEIRHGPTRDLLGGGTP from the coding sequence ATGCCATTTGTGATTGCCGTTCCAAAGGAACTGGCTCCTGGCGAAAAGCGCGTGGCAACCGTACCGGAGGTCGTGCAGAAGCTCATTAAATCGGGTCATAGTGTCAGGATCGAGCACGGCGCAGGTACGGGCGCCTACTACCCTGACGCTCTCTATACGGAGGCAGGCGCAACGATCGCGCACAGCCGGGCTGAACTGTTTAGCGGTGCACAGATTGTGCTGAAAGTCCAGCCCCCCACTGTGGCCGAAGTTGAGCAGATGGCCGAAGGTACGATAGTGGTCGGGTTCATGAATGCAGCGCGAAATCCTGAAGTTGTCATCCGGATGCGGGACCGGAAGATTACAGCGTTTGCCCTTGAACTCGTTCCACGAATCACCCGTGCCCAGAGCATGGATGCGCTCAGTTCCCAGGCTACTGCCGGAGGGTACGTGGCAACCTTACTGGGAGCCGCGCACTGCCCGAAGTTCCTCCCCATGCTGACGACCGCTGCAGGGACGATCCGGCCGGCTACCGTGCTCATTCTCGGCGCCGGAGTCGCCGGTCTCATGGCAATTGCCACGGCAAAACGGCTCGGTGCCGTTGTCGAGGCCTACGATGTCAGGCGCGCCGCCGGAGAGCAGGTCCGCAGCCTTGGTGCAAGGTTCATCGAGCTGGAGATTAACGCCGAAGGCCAGGGTGGGTATGCACGCGAGCTTACGCCCGAAGAAAAAGTTAAGGAACAGGAGATGGTATCTGCAGCAGTTGCACGGGCAGATATCGTCATCACGACCGCCAGTATCCCTGGCCGGAAAGCTCCTCTCCTCATCATCAGGGAGACTGTTGCCACGATGAGACCGGGAGCCGTTATCGTTGATATGGCTGCCGAATCTGGCGGGAACTGCGAGCTGACCGTTCCGGGGAGGACCATCCGTGAAGGGGGGGTCACCATCCTGGGCTCGTTGAATCTCCCGGCAGAAGTCCCGTTCCACGCGAGCCAGATGTTTGCAAAAAACCTCCACTCGTTCCTTTCTCTCCTCGTGGATAAGGATGGGGGGATGGTGACGGAATTTACAGATGAAATCCTGGCCGCAAGCCTCCTGGTTCATGCCGGCGAGATACGCCACGGACCGACCCGCGATCTTCTCGGGGGTGGAACCCCGTAA
- a CDS encoding DUF5591 domain-containing protein, with protein sequence MTRYEVIRRDGLARISVLATPDGPLHLPAAVDTRRLFPDLACRELSNVPLAAPEEFARRYHVRGKEQPVAIHPALEPEASSGDCVLVPGWHTVLENPRNYVEWLARLKKAVPPDTAWYAPGAALPSNAHILCYTGFDLFDYTAVDLKTAQGLFCLPEGNFPQEIMNEGACSCPGCRKSDLLQHNRFALDRELALIRQFIFLHQTREFVDSRAQMVAAHVAIIRHLDSRTLFMEERIPVVRNVRLGAMGGDALSRPEVRRFATRVLDRYLPPQSDVAVLLPCSARKPYSLSQSHRRFTAAVAGRAVELIVTSPLGLVPREIERIYPAAHYDIPVTGYWDREELAATAGILAGFLSRHPYRRVIAHLEGGALQAAEMAAAICEREIECTGGDRPASDRALARLSETLEGERAIRHDIVRGTLSFQFGVEVDTRAMSIRWKHPDLLVRKGKDPLFSLDPGTGLLRPTFEGWKFIPEGYRVTIDNFPVRGDILAPGVASADPRIREGDEVLVEGPQALATGRAAMPAFEMEGSSRGVAVRVRKVLKQ encoded by the coding sequence GTGACCCGGTATGAAGTGATCCGGCGAGACGGCTTGGCCCGGATATCGGTCCTCGCAACCCCGGACGGGCCGCTCCACCTCCCGGCTGCCGTGGATACGCGGCGCCTCTTCCCTGACCTTGCCTGCAGGGAGCTCTCCAACGTTCCTCTGGCAGCCCCTGAGGAATTCGCACGGCGCTACCATGTGCGCGGCAAAGAGCAGCCGGTTGCCATTCACCCGGCACTGGAACCGGAGGCATCATCAGGAGACTGCGTTCTCGTTCCCGGCTGGCATACCGTTCTTGAGAACCCCCGGAATTACGTTGAATGGCTCGCCCGGTTAAAAAAAGCGGTCCCTCCTGATACAGCATGGTATGCACCGGGGGCCGCGCTGCCCTCAAATGCCCATATCCTCTGCTACACAGGCTTTGACCTCTTCGATTATACTGCTGTCGACCTGAAAACCGCTCAAGGACTCTTCTGTCTCCCTGAAGGCAACTTTCCCCAGGAGATCATGAACGAAGGGGCATGTTCCTGCCCGGGCTGCCGAAAGTCCGATCTCCTGCAGCACAACCGGTTCGCCCTTGACCGGGAACTCGCCCTGATCAGGCAGTTCATTTTCCTGCACCAGACCAGGGAATTTGTTGACAGCCGGGCACAGATGGTGGCAGCGCATGTCGCAATTATCCGGCACCTTGATTCAAGGACACTGTTCATGGAGGAGCGCATACCAGTAGTCCGCAACGTCAGGCTCGGGGCCATGGGCGGGGATGCCCTCTCCCGGCCTGAAGTCCGGAGGTTTGCGACCCGCGTGCTCGACCGGTATCTCCCTCCCCAGAGCGATGTGGCTGTCCTTCTCCCCTGCTCTGCACGAAAGCCCTACTCCCTCTCCCAGAGCCACCGCAGGTTTACGGCGGCCGTTGCCGGCAGGGCTGTGGAACTGATCGTCACCTCGCCGCTCGGGCTGGTCCCCCGCGAGATCGAACGGATTTACCCTGCCGCCCACTATGACATCCCTGTCACCGGCTACTGGGACCGGGAGGAGCTTGCCGCAACAGCAGGTATACTGGCCGGCTTTCTCTCCCGCCACCCGTACCGGAGGGTTATCGCACACCTCGAAGGAGGGGCCCTGCAGGCTGCAGAGATGGCCGCCGCGATCTGCGAAAGGGAAATTGAATGTACCGGGGGCGATCGGCCGGCATCAGACAGGGCGCTTGCCCGTCTCAGCGAAACCCTGGAAGGCGAGCGGGCCATCCGCCATGATATCGTCCGTGGGACCCTCTCCTTCCAGTTCGGGGTGGAGGTGGATACCCGCGCTATGAGCATCCGCTGGAAGCACCCGGATCTCCTGGTCAGGAAAGGCAAAGACCCGCTTTTCTCTCTCGATCCCGGAACCGGTCTCCTTCGGCCAACATTCGAGGGGTGGAAGTTCATCCCGGAGGGGTACCGGGTGACTATCGATAATTTCCCGGTGAGGGGTGATATACTCGCTCCGGGAGTCGCCTCGGCAGATCCGCGAATTAGGGAGGGGGACGAGGTTCTGGTGGAAGGTCCGCAGGCCCTGGCTACCGGCAGGGCGGCAATGCCGGCGTTCGAGATGGAAGGATCATCACGTGGTGTTGCCGTCAGGGTGCGTAAAGTATTGAAACAGTGA
- the tgtA gene encoding tRNA guanosine(15) transglycosylase TgtA gives MPLSFEVLDKDIAGRIGRLRAGNRTVRTPLLLPVVNPHLQPVSPAEMKAMGAEGIITNAYIFSRSNEYRDQALCEGLHHLLGFDGLIMTDSGSFQLSVYGAVEIGNLETLEFQQAIGSDIWVPLDIPTSPESGRKQAEDDLSCTLERLREAREKLGPDAPIAGPVQGGMFEDLREAAGRMVGGMGFSFCPIGAVVPLMESYRYAELVRVVMAAQRGIPRSSCIHLFGAGHPSMFALAVAMGCDVFDSAAYALYARDRRYLTPSGSYRIDELVELPCPCPVCRGYTAAELRASPDLGRLLSLHNLAVSLAEISRIRQAITDGVLWELVDERCRAHPQLLRAYRELLGRGPELEPFDRSSKRRFFYRGSESCLRTEVAAFQQQIRRIATGSNVLVAVDGKKRSGYDTTLFFKPPFGPFPPELRETFPIGQSEIPEWDEEMVVQGCAGVLALVTANPGSRFCIFTPGRWLDTFRRELPGCEVRCDPV, from the coding sequence ATGCCTCTCAGCTTCGAGGTTCTCGACAAGGATATTGCCGGGAGGATCGGCCGTCTCCGTGCAGGGAACCGGACGGTCCGGACTCCGTTGCTCCTGCCGGTGGTCAACCCCCATCTCCAGCCGGTTTCACCCGCAGAGATGAAAGCGATGGGTGCCGAAGGCATCATCACCAATGCCTACATCTTCTCCCGTAGCAACGAGTACCGCGACCAGGCGCTTTGCGAAGGCCTTCACCACCTGCTCGGGTTCGATGGTCTGATCATGACCGATTCCGGCTCGTTCCAGCTCTCGGTCTACGGCGCAGTGGAGATCGGAAACCTCGAGACCCTGGAATTTCAGCAGGCGATCGGGAGCGATATCTGGGTGCCGCTCGATATCCCCACCTCCCCCGAATCCGGTAGAAAACAAGCGGAAGACGACCTCTCCTGTACCCTGGAACGGCTCCGCGAGGCGCGGGAGAAGCTCGGACCGGATGCACCCATCGCCGGCCCGGTCCAGGGGGGGATGTTCGAGGATCTGCGGGAAGCTGCCGGGCGAATGGTCGGGGGGATGGGCTTTTCATTCTGTCCTATCGGCGCTGTGGTCCCGCTGATGGAATCGTACCGCTACGCGGAGCTGGTCCGGGTGGTGATGGCCGCTCAGCGCGGTATCCCCCGCTCCTCGTGCATCCATCTTTTCGGGGCAGGCCATCCCTCGATGTTCGCACTTGCCGTGGCAATGGGATGCGATGTCTTCGATTCCGCCGCCTATGCGCTGTATGCCAGGGACAGGCGGTACCTGACTCCTTCGGGAAGTTACCGGATCGACGAGCTTGTGGAACTTCCCTGCCCCTGCCCGGTGTGCCGGGGTTATACCGCCGCAGAACTGCGGGCGTCGCCCGACCTGGGCCGGCTCCTCTCCCTCCACAACCTTGCAGTCAGCCTCGCCGAGATCTCCCGTATCCGCCAGGCGATAACTGACGGGGTGCTATGGGAACTCGTGGACGAGCGGTGCCGGGCCCATCCCCAGCTCCTGCGGGCGTACCGCGAGCTACTCGGCAGGGGTCCGGAGCTTGAGCCGTTTGACCGGAGCAGCAAGCGGAGATTTTTCTACCGGGGAAGCGAGAGCTGTCTCAGGACCGAGGTGGCGGCCTTCCAGCAGCAGATCCGGCGGATTGCAACCGGCAGTAATGTGCTCGTCGCTGTGGACGGGAAAAAGCGCTCCGGGTACGACACGACCCTCTTCTTCAAGCCTCCGTTCGGCCCGTTTCCACCCGAACTCCGGGAAACATTTCCAATCGGCCAGAGCGAGATTCCGGAGTGGGACGAGGAGATGGTGGTGCAGGGTTGCGCCGGGGTGCTGGCCCTGGTGACCGCCAACCCGGGATCGAGGTTCTGTATTTTTACCCCTGGACGATGGTTGGACACTTTCCGGCGGGAGCTTCCTGGGTGCGAGGTGCGGTGTGACCCGGTATGA
- a CDS encoding TIGR00296 family protein encodes MHVLTDEEGALAIRVARAVLEKHIGRTNRDLPTFPPVFSEKRGVFVTLTRDGELRGCIGFPYPTHSLKEALCDAAISAAIRDPRFPPVRAPELPLLRIEVTVLSIPEPISPDPEARPAAVKVGKHGLIVQGHGRSGLLLPQVPVEWGWDSREFLDHTCLKAGLPAGCWRNEKIEVFTFEGQVFCEKKEG; translated from the coding sequence ATGCATGTCCTCACCGATGAGGAAGGAGCGCTGGCAATCCGGGTCGCCCGGGCGGTGCTCGAGAAGCATATCGGCCGGACGAACAGGGACCTTCCGACCTTCCCCCCGGTATTTTCGGAGAAGCGCGGCGTCTTTGTGACCCTCACCAGGGACGGCGAGCTCCGTGGGTGTATCGGGTTTCCTTACCCGACACATTCCCTGAAGGAGGCGCTCTGCGATGCTGCCATCTCCGCCGCTATCCGGGACCCGCGCTTCCCCCCGGTCCGTGCACCGGAGCTCCCGCTGCTGCGAATCGAGGTTACCGTCCTGTCCATTCCCGAACCGATCTCTCCGGATCCGGAAGCCCGCCCTGCGGCAGTCAAGGTCGGGAAGCATGGCCTGATCGTCCAGGGGCACGGGAGGAGCGGACTGCTCCTTCCCCAGGTGCCGGTAGAATGGGGGTGGGACAGCCGCGAGTTCCTGGATCATACCTGCCTGAAGGCCGGACTCCCTGCCGGCTGCTGGCGGAACGAGAAGATCGAGGTCTTTACCTTCGAAGGGCAGGTCTTTTGTGAAAAGAAAGAAGGGTGA
- a CDS encoding CBS domain-containing protein: MHIPTPEELKARREMLGIRQSELAEMAGISQSMVARIEAGSVDPRVSTLEKIVRVLNEARKPRMTAAQVMNAPVFSVEPRDPLTRAVEIMDARNFSQLPVIENGVPVGCISESAIVGAIEDRGTSKGHDLSVSQVLEPGFPTVPPGMDIETVVKILQKHHAVLVMEEGKVQGVITKHDLISLIIER, encoded by the coding sequence ATGCATATCCCAACACCAGAGGAACTGAAAGCCCGCCGTGAAATGTTGGGTATACGGCAGTCAGAACTTGCAGAGATGGCAGGAATCAGCCAGTCTATGGTGGCGCGAATCGAGGCAGGAAGCGTGGACCCTCGGGTGAGTACCCTCGAAAAGATAGTCAGAGTCCTCAATGAAGCCAGGAAACCACGGATGACCGCGGCTCAGGTGATGAATGCCCCCGTCTTCTCAGTTGAACCCCGTGATCCGCTTACCCGGGCTGTGGAGATCATGGATGCCCGGAACTTTTCGCAGCTCCCCGTCATCGAGAACGGGGTGCCGGTCGGTTGCATCTCGGAGTCCGCAATCGTGGGCGCAATCGAGGACCGGGGTACTTCAAAGGGTCATGACCTCTCGGTGAGCCAGGTGCTCGAGCCGGGTTTTCCCACCGTCCCTCCCGGCATGGATATCGAGACCGTGGTGAAGATCCTCCAGAAACACCATGCCGTCCTGGTGATGGAGGAAGGGAAGGTGCAGGGTGTCATCACCAAGCACGACCTCATCTCCCTGATTATCGAGCGCTAG
- the tpiA gene encoding triose-phosphate isomerase: protein MDKPFILINLKTYPEGAGQRAQAIGDAAAQVAFESGTTIAVAPSYMNIRPLAVHTGVPVYAQHVDGAQPGAHTGFVTAEALKMAGATGSLVNHSERRLTLADIDAAVTALKAAGLVSVVCSNNDPTSAAAAALAPDYVAIEPPELIGSGISVSKANPDIISRSVEAVQKVNPGVKVLTGAGIQSGECVKIARDLGTDGVLLASSVVKAKAPIAVLRDLVSLV, encoded by the coding sequence ATGGACAAGCCATTCATTCTCATCAACCTGAAGACCTATCCTGAAGGAGCAGGGCAGCGGGCACAGGCCATCGGGGATGCCGCAGCGCAGGTCGCCTTCGAGAGCGGGACTACGATAGCGGTGGCCCCATCCTATATGAACATCCGCCCTCTCGCTGTTCATACCGGAGTCCCGGTCTATGCACAGCACGTGGACGGTGCCCAACCGGGGGCCCACACCGGGTTTGTCACCGCTGAGGCCCTGAAGATGGCCGGGGCAACGGGTTCGCTGGTCAACCACTCCGAACGGCGCCTTACCCTGGCCGACATCGATGCGGCAGTAACCGCGCTGAAGGCAGCAGGGCTCGTATCGGTCGTCTGCTCGAACAATGATCCTACCAGTGCTGCAGCGGCGGCGCTTGCACCTGATTACGTGGCAATCGAACCACCCGAACTGATCGGGAGTGGGATATCGGTCTCGAAGGCGAACCCTGACATCATCAGCCGCTCCGTTGAGGCAGTACAGAAAGTGAATCCAGGGGTGAAGGTGCTGACCGGGGCGGGGATACAGTCAGGAGAATGCGTAAAAATCGCCCGCGATCTCGGAACCGACGGGGTATTGCTAGCATCGAGCGTCGTCAAGGCAAAAGCCCCGATCGCTGTGCTCCGGGACCTGGTCTCGCTTGTCTAG